One window of Bos indicus isolate NIAB-ARS_2022 breed Sahiwal x Tharparkar chromosome 18, NIAB-ARS_B.indTharparkar_mat_pri_1.0, whole genome shotgun sequence genomic DNA carries:
- the PRRG2 gene encoding transmembrane gamma-carboxyglutamic acid protein 2 isoform X1, translating into MRGRPSVLLLYLGLATCLDTSPSGKQGREVFLDSPEAQSFLGSRKRVPRANYWDLELFTPGNLERECLEEICSWEEAREYFEDNILTDRFWESYIYNGKGGMSTANTPPPAGRGRVDVASLAVGLTVGVVLIILAGLGAFWYLHGRRGRRQRSCPQDVELIRPLSDLSPQTPQPPPPPPGLPTYEQALAASGVHDAPPPPYTSLRRHS; encoded by the exons ATGAGGGGCCGCCCCTCTGTGCTGCTGCTATACCTGGGATTGGCCACCTGCCTGGACACTTCACCCAGTGGGAAGCAAGGCCGAG AGGTCTTCCTGGACTCCCCAGAGGCACAGAGCTTCCTGGGCAGCCGTAAGCGGGTTCCAAGAGCCAATTACTGGGACCTGGAGTTGTTCACACCAGGGAACCTGGAGCGGGAGTGTCTAGAGGAGATATGTTCCTGGGAAGAGGCGCGAGAGTACTTTGAGGATAATATTCTGACG GATCGCTTTTGGGAGAGCTACATCTACAATGGCAAAGGAG GCATGTCAACTGCAAACACCCCACCCCCCGCAGGACGTGGACGAGTGGATGTCGCAAGCCTGGCTGTGGGGCTGACAGTAGGCGTTGTGCTCATCATCCTGGCCGGCCTAGGAGCCTTTTGGTATCTACATGGCCGTCGGGGCCGCAGGCAGCGTTCCTGTCCTCAAGA TGTCGAACTCATTAGGCCCCTTAGCGATCTGAGCCCGCAGACGCCCcagcctccacccccacctccaggcctCCCCACCTACGAGCAGGCGCTGGCGGCCTCAGGGGTGCACGACGCACCTCCGCCCCCCTACACCAG TCTCAGGAGACACAGCTGA
- the PRRG2 gene encoding transmembrane gamma-carboxyglutamic acid protein 2 isoform X2: MRGRPSVLLLYLGLATCLDTSPSGKQGREVFLDSPEAQSFLGSRKRVPRANYWDLELFTPGNLERECLEEICSWEEAREYFEDNILTDRFWESYIYNGKGGRGRVDVASLAVGLTVGVVLIILAGLGAFWYLHGRRGRRQRSCPQDVELIRPLSDLSPQTPQPPPPPPGLPTYEQALAASGVHDAPPPPYTSLRRHS; encoded by the exons ATGAGGGGCCGCCCCTCTGTGCTGCTGCTATACCTGGGATTGGCCACCTGCCTGGACACTTCACCCAGTGGGAAGCAAGGCCGAG AGGTCTTCCTGGACTCCCCAGAGGCACAGAGCTTCCTGGGCAGCCGTAAGCGGGTTCCAAGAGCCAATTACTGGGACCTGGAGTTGTTCACACCAGGGAACCTGGAGCGGGAGTGTCTAGAGGAGATATGTTCCTGGGAAGAGGCGCGAGAGTACTTTGAGGATAATATTCTGACG GATCGCTTTTGGGAGAGCTACATCTACAATGGCAAAGGAG GACGTGGACGAGTGGATGTCGCAAGCCTGGCTGTGGGGCTGACAGTAGGCGTTGTGCTCATCATCCTGGCCGGCCTAGGAGCCTTTTGGTATCTACATGGCCGTCGGGGCCGCAGGCAGCGTTCCTGTCCTCAAGA TGTCGAACTCATTAGGCCCCTTAGCGATCTGAGCCCGCAGACGCCCcagcctccacccccacctccaggcctCCCCACCTACGAGCAGGCGCTGGCGGCCTCAGGGGTGCACGACGCACCTCCGCCCCCCTACACCAG TCTCAGGAGACACAGCTGA